The Synchiropus splendidus isolate RoL2022-P1 chromosome 8, RoL_Sspl_1.0, whole genome shotgun sequence genome has a window encoding:
- the LOC128763389 gene encoding TLC domain-containing protein 3A-like, with product MFGVFLCGAAFFSGHFIGLRNILGSVFPQWSEADVVSVSERLVSAIHATLATAAGVTVVSSCHDVMTDSHWLADTFVAFGAPYMAGDIYFMYLTHFYNQRVKGHTSPETTHSLKTVKAFLIREWMLVLHHLILLLVFMPITLLLRRGLGDFFVGCLFLTELSSPFIAIGRILIQLGLDHTMLHRVNGIIVLLTFFTCRILIFPFMYAMYARQFGIPLHRVPFSLPLHCNLGNLALLLPQVYWFTLLLKKARRLYHRQTRRD from the exons ATGTTCGGCGTCTTTCTCTGCGGAGCTGCCTTCTTCAGTGGACACTTCATCGGCCTCAGGAACATTTTGGGATCTGTTTTCCCGCAATGGAGCGAAGCTGACGTCGTGTCTGTCAGCGAGAG ACTGGTGTCCGCCATTCACGCTACTCTGGCTACTGCTGCGGGCGTCACTGTGGTGTCATCATGCCATGACGTCATGACTGACAG CCACTGGCTGGCGGACACCTTCGTGGCCTTTGGAGCTCCCTACATGGCCGGCGACATCTACTTCATGTATCTGACCCACTTTTACAACCAGAGGGTGAAGGGTCACACAAGTCCAGAGACGACTCACTCCCTCAAGACGGTCAAGGCTTTTCTCATCAGGGAGTGGATGTTGGTCCTCCATCACCTCATTCTGCTTCTCGTCTTCATGCCCATCACTCTA CTCCTCAGGAGAGGGCTCGGAGACTTCTTTGTCGGCTGCCTTTTCCTCACTGAGCTCAGCTCGCCGTTCATTGCTATCGGAAGGATTCTTATTCAG CTGGGCCTGGACCACACCATGCTGCACAGAGTCAATGGCATCATTGTCCTCCTGACCTTCTTCACCTGCCGGATCCTCATCTTCCCCTTCATGTACGCCATGTACGCACGTCAGTTTGGGATTCCACTTCACAGGGTGCCATTTAGTCTGCCTCTGCACTGCAACCTGGGAAACCTGGCACTGCTGCTCCCGCAGGTGTACTGGTTCACCCTGCTGCTGAAAAAAGCCAGGCGACTCTACCACAGGCAGACCAGGAGGGACTGA
- the gemin4 gene encoding gem-associated protein 4 — MERESAVLHGAFLLSDKLSHPASLSLLPKSDWSRVGQPILKALEEITGVPQSSNSSRWTKKLLTAVWLKVLCRENDEDVETSWRENPLFALQNGLPEVNHVVLMELVKSLSAADVFVQLLLCLPDGDVCVDLERMAQHVLQSPTSEQDVCLFLDVWWALWKGRSTRADGDGSMEEVFTSQFALLTHKPSGGTSQAAKRIRLDSSLPSAPTLDVLHIFFQTLNNMKKDVCSSDLCLTALSICLDVLYTSFLIKDAVVLPVKKKLSFLTAAVREVKNQNPQLIQELLCDLSTAHRPARFQSKQVTFSEGLKIVLELLHFWLQSGLLTVTVPSCSAVKLQHSVDRILEALEEPHDTTGVDLETFKDLLNSLRFPAIENNTEVSMAVAISIISHRLDDYHGFAQAFAAEESWADCEDGWIDCLEQNRAAFQQQDTVVNLVTTVSAKLGSAGVSQCKRMLKVVTDIFSMLPLEEKNKTLAAVTRVSSKGFFREPVPSVLSEAFEKELNMAFNCMIQGGGGGAKAAQGSLDTAVSLVARVAFQNPEAAVRSCCQAAVFNKGAFVLMARILQKLPGLRRSRDSEDVVGGSLLCWCLQETIGSRSMTAGEKEQLVQFLTLLMRPGEDEEEAFVSPQELVNTFVLPNISGSGDASVDLELSLQLLDSALHPEVARPCWLLECCAFPLLYVLAQLQHQTLRWWEKPPEGANRHWSMDSKELVGSLLSRLAELVGAEAEADPSSCSRALFWLHHKVEALDWTVSLLLKPVWREHFKNEVPSSLLAVCELPEQEWSALEVPQYGPGTGLLAWMECCSLSDSLQSTMLSTLSLDQRQAGHLSMFSKGVLVALTQVLPWCTASQWSRLLGAVKELISSGRLHVPFSLEYVDFLPLLDLKSFSCELCMSVLLLRVFQLLCGSSCSGWLEADGWAHVGRLYALAVRDMINSLRVKLPVVPSPTPAAGEERSQEVLFVLSQLFCHVQHIQVMMPGGQCEPLFLSSLEIISHYEAVMAAFPTCCSSLQSLNTQHFLSTITDNLENQEMKTVLQQKIAQLVSSPS, encoded by the exons ATGGAGAGAG AGTCGGCCGTCTTGCATGGTGCTTTCCTGCTGTCTGACAAGCTCAGTCATCCTGCCTCTCTGTCGCTCCTTCCTAAATCTGACTGGAGCCGGGTGGGACAGCCCATCCTCAAGGCTCTGGAAGAAATCACTGGTGTTCCTCAGAGCAGCAACTCCTCCCGCTGGACCAAGAAACTGCTCACTGCTGTTTGGTTGAAGGTCCTCTGCAGGGAGAACGATGAGGATGTGGAGACATCATGGAGGGAGAATCCTCTGTTCGCGCTGCAAAACGGTCTCCCGGAGGTGAACCACGTGGTCCTGATGGAGCTTGTAAAGTCTCTGTCAGCTGCTGACGTGTTTGTTCAGCTTCTGCTATGTCTCCCTGATGGTGACGTCTGTGTGGATCTGGAGAGGATGGCTCAGCACGTGCTTCAGAGCCCAACCAGCGAACAGGACGTTTGCCTCTTTCTGGACGTGTGGTGGGCACTGTGGAAAGGCAGGAGCACGCGGGCAGACGGAGATGGAAGCATGGAAGAGGTGTTCACTTCGCAGTTTGCTCTACTTACTCACAAGCCATCTGGTGGCACCTCTCAGGCCGCAAAAAGGATACGACTGGACTCGTCCCTGCCGTCAGCCCCAACTCTGGATGTCCTCCACATCTTCTTCCAAACACTTAACAACATGAAGAAGGATGTCTGCTCCTCAGACCTCTGCCTCACTGCGCTCTCCATTTGTCTGGATGTTCTCTACACTTCATTCCTGATCAAAGACGCAGTTGTActtcctgtgaagaagaagctttCCTTCCTGACTGCAGCTGTCAGAGAAGTGAAGAACCAGAATCCACAGTTGATTCAGGAGCTTCTGTGTGACCTCAGCACCGCTCACAGACCTGCTCGGTTTCAGTCCAAGCAGGTGACATTTTCTGAAGGCTTGAAGATAGTCCTGGAGCTGCTTCATTTTTGGCTCCAGAGTGGACTTCTGACCGTCACTGTGCccagttgttcagcagtcaAACTGCAGCACAGTGTTGACAGGATCTTGGAGGCACTGGAAGAGCCTCATGACACTACAGGTGTGGATTTGGAGACATTTAAAGACCTCCTGAATTCACTTAGGTTTCCTGCCATTGAGAACAACACTGAGGTAAGCATGGCTGTGGCCATCAGCATCATCAGCCACCGCCTGGACGACTACCACGGCTTTGCTCAGGCGTTTGCTGCGGAGGAGAGCTGGGCAGACTGTGAGGATGGCTGGATAGACTGTCTGGAACAGAACCGAGCAGCTTTCCAGCAGCAGGACACGGTGGTCAACCTGGTCACCACCGTCTCTGCCAAACTCGGCAGTGCAGGTGTGAGCCAGTGCAAGAGGATGCTGAAAGTGGTTACGGACATCTTCTCCATGCTTCCACTGGAGGAGAAGAACAAGACTCTGGCGGCTGTAACAAGAGTGTCCAGCAAGGGATTTTTCAGAGAACCAGTCCCTTCTGTCCTCTCTGAGGCCTTTGAAAAGGAACTCAACATGGCATTCAACTGCATGAttcagggaggaggaggaggagccaagGCAGCACAAGGCAGCCTGGACACGGCCGTGTCTTTAGTCGCCAGAGTGGCCTTCCAGAACCCAGAGGCTGCGGTCCGGTCCTGCTGCCAGGCGGCTGTTTTCAACAAAGGAGCCTTCGTGTTGATGGCCAGGATCTTGCAGAAGCTGCCGGGACTCCGGAGGAGCAGAGACTCTGAGGATGTTGTTGGTGGTAGTTTACTCTGCTGGTGCCTGCAGGAGACCATCGGGTCCAGATCCATGACTGCTGGTGAGAAAGAGCAGCTGGTCCAGTTCCTCACCCTGTTGATGAGACCaggggaggatgaggaggaagcctTCGTGTCCCCTCAGGAGCTGGTCAACACTTTCGTGCTCCCAAACATCTCAGGCTCAG GGGACGCGTCGGTTGATCTGGAGCTCAGCCTCCAGCTGCTCGACTCAGCTCTTCACCCGGAGGTGGCGCGCCCTTGCTGGCTGCTGGAATGCTGTGCCTTCCCTCTGCTCTATGTTCTGGCACAGCTGCAGCATCAGACGCTCAG GTGGTGGGAgaagccaccagagggcgctaaCCGTCACTGGTCCATGGATAGTAAGGAGCTGGTGGGGTCGTTGCTGAGCAGGCTGGCAGAGCTGGTGGGTGCAGAGGCTGAGGCGGAccccagcagctgctccagagCCTTGTTCTGGCTGCACCACAAGGTGGAAGCTCTGGACTGGACCGTCAGCCTCCTGCTCAAGCCTGTATGGAGGGAGCACTTTAAGAACGAGGTGCCCTCGTCTCTGCTGGCTGTGTGTGAGTTACCGGAGCAG GAGTGGTCTGCTCTTGAAGTGCCCCAGTACGGCCCTGGTACTGGCCTCCTGGCCTGGATGGAGTGCTGCTCTTTGTCAGACTCCCTGCAGTCCACCATGCTGTCTACTCTGTCCCTGGACCAGCGCCAGGCGGGCCACCTCAGCATGTTCAGCAAAGGTGTGTTGGTGGCTCTGACCCAGGTCCTGCCCTGGTGCACGGCCTCTCAGTGGAGCCGACTCCTTGGTGCCGTGAAGGAGCTCATCTCCTCCGGTCGCCTACATGTTCCCTTCTCACTGGAGTACGTGGACTTCCTGCCGCTGCTGGACCTGAAGAGCTTTTCCTGTGAGCTCTGCATGTCAGTCCTCCTGCTGCGGGTCTTCCAGCTGCTGTGCGGCTCCAGCTGCAGCGGCTGGCTGGAGGCCGATGGCTGGGCTCATGTGGGAAGGTTGTACGCTCTGGCTGTGAGGGACATGATCAACTCGCTGAGAGTCAAGCTACCTGTGGTCCCCTCACCCACCCCTGCAGCCGGAGAGGAGAGGAGCCAGGAAGTTCTGTTTGTGCTCAGCCAGCTCTTCTGCCACGTCCAGCACATCCAG GTGATGATGCCGGGGGGTCAGTGCGAGCCCCTTTTCCTGTCCAGCTTGGAGATCATCAGTCACTATGAGGCCGTCATGGCCGCCTTTCCCACCTGCTGCAGCTCACTGCAGAGCCTGAACACACAGCACTTCCTCTCCACCATCACTGACAATCTGGAAAACCAGGAGATGAAGACAGTACTGCAGCAGAAGATCGCTCAGCTGGTGTCCTCCCCCAGCTAA
- the LOC128763698 gene encoding tapasin-like: protein MSPAFKLFVYLCLCAGVQCIHHLSWLPCKFTDERMFVNTEGQHETDFQHRDSMLQFGKAGDPPVNPHAVTFLATGSKLELRQYLDSAEADNIDCELRRFRTENTSVLWPGLDPQEFSSWFKCTLKHTKELFTVVAFLRFPSSLPPAGEDHRNWPAISDGQMLTTTVTMVMKTETPLVQKGLGLPVTLHCQFVVDHKRPKVSVEWILQRRGERRKLFSSGETEGTGVDRKSLSRGVASYEVPYTKINLEGTYMCSVSVAPLSGTLDVGLQIFEAPRVSLSVTTPVIVPEGSEHKFSCQAENYYPLDVEFTWTETDPAVSAQRVGAPLPKTLKNVLLSSHRNNADGTYTLSAFFYIQATRQHSGKQFTCIVNHKLQRLPIKKNFVLIVEEPSSWGFYLVVTVILLSSLGLLFIMLPYLYRARRQSNQRKPY from the exons ATGTCGCCAGCGTTTAAACTATTCGTGTACTTGTGTTTATGCGCAG GTGTGCAGTGTATCCATCACCTGTCATGGCTGCCCTGCAAGTTCACCGACGAGCGCATGTTCGTCAACACGGAGGGTCAGCATGAGACTGACTTCCAGCACAGGGACAGCATGTTGCAGTTTGGCAAGGCAGGAGACCCTCCTGTCAACCCGCACGCCGTCACCTTCCTGGCCACAG GATCAAAGCTGGAACTGCGCCAGTACCTGGACAGCGCTGAAGCAGACAACATAGATTGTGAATTACGCCGGTTCCGCACTGAGAACACCAGTGTCCTTTGGCCCGGGCTGGACCCCCAAGAGTTCAGCAGCTGGTTCAAGTGCACCCTGAAACACACCAAAGAGCTCTTCACTGTCGTGGCCTTCCTCAGATTCCCTTCCAGTCTGCCACCAGCAGGAGAGGACCACCGGAACTGGCCCGCGATCAGTGACGGGCAGATGCTCACCACAACAG TCACCATGGTGATGAAGACAGAGACCCCACTAGTGCAAAAAGGCCTGGGGCTTCCGGTGACACTTCACTGCCAGTTCGTTGTTGACCACAAGAGGCCCAAAGTCTCAGTGGAGTGGATTCTGCAGCGACGTGGCGAGAGACGAAAGCTCTTCAGCTCTGGAGAGACTGAGGGAACGGGAGTGGACCGGAAGAGTCTCTCCCGTGGAGTGGCCTCCTATGAGGTCCCCTACACCAAGATTAACCTGGAGGGGACCTACATGTGTTCTGTGTCTGTGGCGCCCCTGTCTGGGACTCTTGACGTCGGCCTGCAAAtctttg AGGCCCCGCGTGTCTCCCTCAGTGTGACAACACCTGTCATCGTCCCAGAAGGCTCAGAGCACAAGTTCTCCTGCCAGGCAGAAAACTACTACCCTCTGGATGTGGAGTTCACATGGACTGAGACGGACCCAGCTGTGTCCGCTCAGCGTGTCGGAGCTCCTCTGCCCAAGACGCTCAAGAACGTCCTTCTGTCGAGCCACAGGAACAATGCGGACGGGACCTACACGTTGTCCGCCTTCTTCTACATCCAGGCTACCCGTCAACACTCAGGAAAGCAGTTCACGTGCATCGTGAATCACAAGCTGCAGCGACTACCCATCAAGAAGAACTTCGTTCTGATCGTTGAAG AACCGAGCAGCTGGGGCTTTTACCTGGTTGTTACCGTCATCCTGCTATCATCCCTGGGCCTGCTGTTTATCATGCTCCCCTACCTGTATCGGG